In one window of Leptospira sp. WS92.C1 DNA:
- a CDS encoding SCO family protein, with protein sequence MKEKILFVFVLIFGIGLGFFGWKEWRSKSNSQEPVFVSEWSTSSLKDTNNQEIVLGKIPGKLKLVYFGFSHCPDMCPRALLDMSAAVQELGSLGKDLTPIFISVDPERDSPELLSKYIKQFPGKRLIALTGDKSRLDSLQSAFGAISKKVSAPQLEGGYTVDHTVFLYVVDEQNRIIATYPGNTDGKILAKEIRRFL encoded by the coding sequence TTGAAAGAAAAAATTCTATTTGTTTTTGTTTTGATTTTTGGAATCGGGCTTGGATTTTTCGGTTGGAAAGAATGGAGATCCAAATCCAATTCTCAGGAGCCGGTGTTCGTTTCCGAATGGTCTACTTCTTCTTTAAAAGATACGAACAATCAAGAGATCGTTCTCGGTAAAATTCCCGGAAAGTTAAAACTTGTTTATTTCGGATTTTCGCACTGTCCAGATATGTGTCCGAGAGCCTTGTTGGATATGTCTGCGGCTGTTCAAGAACTGGGGAGTTTGGGAAAGGATCTAACTCCGATTTTTATCAGTGTGGATCCGGAAAGAGATTCGCCCGAATTACTTTCAAAATATATAAAGCAGTTTCCGGGTAAACGATTGATCGCATTGACCGGTGATAAATCTCGATTGGATTCTCTTCAGTCCGCCTTCGGTGCGATTTCCAAAAAAGTCAGCGCCCCTCAGTTAGAAGGAGGATATACGGTGGATCATACCGTCTTTCTTTATGTCGTGGACGAGCAGAATAGAATCATCGCAACCTATCCCGGCAACACTGACGGCAAAATTCTCGCTAAAGAAATCCGAAGATTTTTGTAA
- a CDS encoding DMT family protein, with protein MKTFLLLLCSNLFMTFAWYGHLKFFHGWSLPLTIFLSWGIALFEYILMVPANRIGYGEEGYSAFQLKILQEVITISIFIVFASLVLKEKIKWNHAVSFLLILGAVVFAFYEKSPSSQ; from the coding sequence ATGAAAACCTTCCTACTCCTGCTCTGTTCCAATTTATTTATGACCTTTGCTTGGTATGGACATCTCAAGTTCTTTCACGGTTGGAGCCTTCCTCTTACAATTTTTTTGAGCTGGGGAATCGCGCTTTTTGAATACATTCTCATGGTTCCCGCAAATCGAATCGGCTATGGAGAAGAAGGATACAGCGCGTTTCAACTCAAAATTCTCCAGGAAGTAATTACAATCTCGATCTTTATCGTTTTTGCTTCTCTCGTTCTAAAAGAAAAAATCAAGTGGAATCACGCAGTCAGCTTTCTTTTAATTTTGGGCGCAGTGGTCTTCGCTTTTTATGAAAAATCTCCTTCTTCCCAATGA
- a CDS encoding Hsp20/alpha crystallin family protein, with translation MTSAVLNKENHSNVQEHSTSGEVRKEKIRVLTPRVDVYSDEENIYLLADLPGVEEKEVQVQIEKDQLTISGKTADKSIPGELRYSEFRTGEYKRSFTLTESIEEDRISAVYKNGVLNLTLPKKKPLTKKIEVRSE, from the coding sequence ATGACAAGTGCAGTTTTGAACAAAGAAAATCATTCCAACGTTCAAGAACATTCTACTTCGGGAGAAGTTCGTAAGGAAAAGATCAGAGTCCTGACTCCGAGAGTGGACGTATATTCCGATGAAGAAAACATCTATCTTCTCGCGGATCTTCCCGGTGTGGAAGAAAAAGAAGTCCAAGTTCAAATTGAAAAGGATCAACTGACGATTTCTGGTAAAACCGCCGACAAAAGTATCCCAGGCGAACTTCGATATTCCGAGTTCAGAACCGGAGAATACAAAAGATCGTTCACTCTTACCGAATCCATCGAAGAGGATCGGATCTCTGCGGTTTATAAAAACGGGGTCCTGAATCTAACCCTACCTAAGAAAAAACCTCTTACAAAAAAAATAGAGGTTCGCTCCGAGTAA
- a CDS encoding Hsp20/alpha crystallin family protein translates to MNEFRIIEDLHRLQNQFASLWDPFVAAGGSVYPALNIHKGSDQVTITALVSGIDPDSLDITVSGNQLRLSGEVISGAPKSDLGANRVERFHGKFQRSLELPAEVDPEKTTAEFKNGILHLTLPIRESVKPRKIQVQSK, encoded by the coding sequence ATCAACGAATTTAGAATCATAGAAGACCTTCACAGACTACAGAATCAGTTTGCCAGTCTTTGGGACCCCTTCGTCGCGGCTGGAGGAAGCGTTTATCCCGCTTTGAATATCCATAAAGGATCGGATCAAGTCACCATTACCGCTCTCGTTTCAGGAATCGATCCAGACTCTTTGGATATTACGGTCAGCGGAAACCAGCTCCGACTCAGCGGAGAAGTTATCTCCGGAGCCCCAAAATCGGATTTAGGAGCCAATCGGGTGGAACGATTTCACGGAAAATTTCAGAGATCCCTCGAACTTCCCGCAGAGGTGGATCCGGAAAAAACCACGGCGGAATTTAAGAATGGAATTCTACACTTAACTCTTCCGATTCGTGAAAGCGTTAAACCGCGTAAAATTCAAGTTCAATCAAAATAA
- the purU gene encoding formyltetrahydrofolate deformylase, whose protein sequence is MKEINSRILLIRCPDSSGLIYKITGCLFQMGANIVNNQEFVDYPASTFFMRTEFTGPIDENMLLSQLKNLLPEGSDLNLSPLRKPRIAILVTKEAHCLGDLLIRHRFGELDMELVGVAGNRSDLEDLVNDFHLPFTLISTEDRSREEQEKELEEYLTSLDPDLIILAKYMRILSPEFVRKWDKKILNIHHSFLPAFKGARPYMQAYERGVKVIGATAHFVTENLDEGPIVVQDVIPVDHSYDPDRLFLFGRDLEKIVLAKALRLLLERRVIHFKNRTIVFE, encoded by the coding sequence ATGAAAGAAATCAATTCCCGGATTTTACTCATTCGTTGCCCGGATTCTTCGGGGTTGATCTATAAGATCACGGGATGTTTGTTTCAGATGGGCGCTAATATCGTCAACAATCAGGAATTCGTAGATTATCCCGCTTCCACATTTTTTATGAGGACCGAGTTCACAGGTCCGATCGACGAGAATATGCTTCTTTCTCAATTGAAGAATCTTCTGCCAGAAGGGAGCGATCTCAATCTTTCTCCGTTGCGAAAACCGAGAATCGCAATCTTAGTTACGAAAGAGGCGCATTGTTTAGGAGATCTTTTAATCCGTCATCGGTTTGGAGAATTGGATATGGAGTTGGTTGGAGTCGCCGGCAATCGTTCCGATCTCGAGGATTTGGTAAACGACTTTCATCTTCCGTTCACCTTGATTTCCACCGAAGACAGAAGCCGTGAAGAGCAGGAAAAAGAATTGGAAGAATACCTGACTTCTCTCGATCCCGATCTCATCATTCTTGCAAAGTATATGCGGATTCTTTCTCCCGAGTTTGTCCGAAAGTGGGACAAAAAGATCCTGAACATTCATCATTCTTTTCTTCCCGCTTTCAAAGGTGCTCGTCCTTATATGCAGGCCTATGAAAGAGGTGTGAAGGTTATCGGAGCCACGGCTCATTTCGTAACGGAGAATCTGGACGAAGGTCCCATTGTGGTTCAAGACGTGATTCCCGTGGATCACAGTTATGATCCGGACCGTCTTTTTCTCTTCGGCAGGGATCTTGAAAAGATCGTCCTGGCAAAAGCGCTGCGATTGCTCTTGGAAAGAAGAGTGATCCATTTTAAAAACCGAACCATCGTATTCGAATGA
- a CDS encoding MarR family EPS-associated transcriptional regulator, whose protein sequence is MDDALRHKIMKILQENPEINQRELSDILEVSLGKVNYCLKALIEKGWIKARNFKNSKSKLAYAYFLTPTGIEEKAKLTVRYLKIKLKEYEEMEKEIEDLKKEIGEELNIGTRD, encoded by the coding sequence ATGGATGACGCGTTAAGACATAAAATTATGAAAATTCTCCAAGAGAATCCTGAGATCAATCAGAGAGAACTTTCTGATATTCTTGAGGTCAGTCTTGGAAAGGTAAACTATTGTCTAAAGGCTTTGATCGAAAAGGGCTGGATCAAAGCACGGAATTTTAAAAATAGCAAGAGTAAGTTGGCGTATGCTTATTTTCTCACTCCGACGGGGATCGAGGAAAAAGCAAAATTGACGGTCCGCTATCTCAAAATCAAATTAAAAGAATATGAAGAGATGGAAAAAGAGATTGAGGATCTAAAAAAAGAAATCGGCGAAGAATTAAATATTGGGACCAGAGACTGA